A window of the Streptomyces albireticuli genome harbors these coding sequences:
- a CDS encoding LppP/LprE family lipoprotein — protein sequence MRSLRKAAPARPALITGGTATALAAAAGLLLAGCDAGSEGVRKEGTAQTQSAAKPSRVPSASAVPTHEKVDAIKLIKSDPKVSDQVKKNLKPCTKNNYPVDVIYGQLTDGSRNDVVINVMTCADSIGVGSYVYRAKGDSYVNVFSAEQPPVYADIDRRDLQVTREVYGPGDAACCASGRDVMTYHWSGNEFRETGRTHTDFSKVGNNDKELPSVGTEG from the coding sequence GTGCGCAGCCTGAGAAAGGCGGCTCCCGCACGGCCGGCACTGATCACCGGCGGCACGGCCACAGCGTTGGCCGCTGCCGCCGGTCTTCTGCTTGCCGGGTGCGACGCGGGCAGCGAGGGCGTCCGCAAGGAGGGCACCGCGCAGACCCAGTCCGCGGCGAAGCCCAGCCGGGTGCCCTCGGCGTCGGCCGTGCCCACGCACGAGAAGGTCGACGCCATCAAGCTGATCAAGAGTGATCCGAAGGTCAGCGATCAGGTCAAGAAGAACCTCAAGCCCTGCACGAAGAACAACTACCCGGTGGACGTGATCTACGGGCAGTTGACCGACGGCTCCCGCAACGACGTGGTGATCAACGTCATGACCTGCGCGGATTCCATCGGCGTCGGTTCCTATGTGTACCGTGCGAAGGGCGACTCGTACGTGAACGTGTTCTCGGCCGAGCAGCCGCCCGTCTACGCCGACATCGACCGCCGTGACCTCCAGGTCACCCGGGAGGTCTACGGTCCGGGTGACGCGGCGTGCTGCGCGTCGGGCAGGGATGTCATGACGTACCACTGGTCGGGGAACGAGTTCCGGGAGACCGGTCGCACCCATACCGACTTCAGCAAGGTCGGTAACAACGACAAGGAACTCCCGAGCGTGGGAACGGAGGGCTGA
- a CDS encoding A/G-specific adenine glycosylase — MTAMTAPPETPALLHDPVIDWFGAHARDLPWRRPEAGPWGVMVSEFMLQQTPVSRVLPVYEQWLARWPRPADLAAEPPGEAVRAWGRLGYPRRALRLHAAASAITELHGGEVPHDHARLLALPGVGEYTAAAVASFAYGQRHAVLDTNVRRVFARAVSGAQYPPNATTAAERKLARALLPDSEPVAARWAAATMELGALVCTARTPDCARCPIADRCAWRAAGSPEHDGPPRRTQSYAGTDRQVRGKLLAVLREAIDPVPQAVLDTVWDEPVQRARALDGLVADGLVEPLAGGWYQLPLSTPAPPAQ, encoded by the coding sequence ATGACTGCCATGACTGCACCGCCCGAGACGCCGGCCCTCCTCCACGACCCCGTCATCGACTGGTTCGGCGCCCATGCCCGTGATCTCCCCTGGCGCCGCCCGGAGGCGGGGCCGTGGGGGGTGATGGTCAGCGAGTTCATGCTCCAGCAGACGCCGGTCAGCCGGGTGCTGCCGGTGTACGAGCAGTGGCTGGCCCGCTGGCCGCGCCCGGCCGACCTGGCCGCCGAGCCGCCCGGCGAGGCGGTCCGCGCGTGGGGCCGGCTCGGCTATCCGCGGCGTGCGCTGCGGCTGCACGCCGCCGCGTCGGCGATCACGGAGCTGCACGGCGGCGAGGTGCCGCACGACCACGCCCGGCTGCTGGCGCTGCCCGGCGTCGGCGAGTACACGGCGGCGGCCGTGGCGTCCTTCGCGTACGGGCAGCGGCACGCCGTCCTCGACACCAACGTCCGCCGGGTCTTCGCCCGGGCCGTGAGCGGCGCCCAGTACCCGCCGAACGCGACGACCGCCGCCGAGCGGAAGCTGGCCCGCGCGCTGCTGCCCGACAGCGAGCCGGTGGCCGCCCGCTGGGCCGCGGCGACCATGGAGCTGGGCGCGCTGGTGTGCACGGCCCGCACCCCGGACTGCGCCCGCTGCCCGATCGCGGACCGGTGCGCGTGGCGGGCGGCGGGCTCGCCGGAGCACGACGGTCCGCCGCGCCGGACCCAGAGCTACGCGGGCACGGACCGGCAGGTGCGCGGCAAGCTGCTGGCCGTGCTGCGGGAGGCGATCGACCCCGTGCCGCAGGCGGTGCTGGACACGGTGTGGGACGAGCCGGTGCAGCGGGCCCGCGCGCTGGACGGGCTGGTGGCGGACGGCCTGGTGGAGCCGCTGGCCGGCGGCTGGTACCAGCTGCCGCTCAGCACCCCGGCACCCCCGGCGCAGTGA
- a CDS encoding BlaI/MecI/CopY family transcriptional regulator, translating to MVRRLGDLEDAVMTRVWDWNRPVTVREVLEDLQQERSIAYTTVMTVMDNLYQKGWLRREAEGRAYRYEAVSNRAAYSAALMNEAWSLSDNPAAALVAFFGMMSAEQREALRDAIRVVQLDGPGEPGGPPGR from the coding sequence GTGGTTCGACGCCTGGGTGATCTGGAAGACGCCGTCATGACGCGCGTGTGGGACTGGAACCGGCCGGTCACTGTTCGAGAAGTGCTGGAAGACCTTCAACAGGAACGGTCCATCGCGTACACGACCGTGATGACCGTAATGGACAACCTGTATCAGAAGGGCTGGCTGCGCCGGGAAGCGGAAGGCCGCGCCTATCGATATGAGGCGGTCTCCAACCGGGCCGCCTACTCGGCCGCACTGATGAACGAAGCGTGGTCCCTCAGCGACAACCCCGCGGCCGCTCTCGTGGCCTTCTTCGGCATGATGTCGGCCGAACAACGCGAAGCCCTGCGTGACGCGATCCGGGTGGTGCAACTCGACGGGCCCGGGGAGCCGGGCGGCCCTCCGGGGCGATAG
- the cseB gene encoding two-component system response regulator CseB has product MADTHVLFVEDDDVIREATQLALERDGFEVTAVPDGLLGLERFRARKPDIALLDVMVPGLDGVSLCRRIRDESTVPVIMLSARADSIDVVLGLEAGADDYVTKPFDGAVLVARIRAVLRRFGHASGPNGTAGTEQPEPLAGGVLRFGDLEVDTEGMEVRKAGEPVALTPTEMRLLLEFSAAPGTVLSRDRLLERVWDYGWGGDTRVVDVHVQRLRGKIGQDRIETVRGFGYKLRG; this is encoded by the coding sequence GTGGCCGATACCCATGTGCTCTTCGTCGAGGACGACGACGTCATTCGCGAGGCGACCCAGCTGGCACTGGAGCGCGACGGCTTCGAGGTGACCGCGGTGCCGGACGGGCTGCTGGGGCTGGAGAGATTCCGCGCCCGTAAGCCCGACATCGCGCTCCTCGACGTCATGGTGCCCGGCCTGGACGGCGTCAGCCTCTGCCGCCGGATCCGTGACGAGTCGACCGTCCCCGTGATCATGCTGTCCGCGCGCGCGGACAGCATCGACGTCGTGCTCGGCCTGGAGGCCGGGGCGGACGACTATGTGACCAAGCCCTTCGACGGCGCCGTGCTCGTCGCCCGGATAAGGGCCGTGCTGCGCCGCTTCGGCCACGCCAGCGGCCCGAACGGCACGGCGGGCACCGAGCAGCCGGAGCCGCTCGCGGGCGGCGTGCTGCGCTTCGGTGACCTGGAGGTCGACACGGAGGGCATGGAGGTCCGCAAGGCGGGCGAGCCCGTCGCCCTCACGCCCACCGAGATGCGGCTGCTGCTGGAGTTCTCGGCGGCGCCCGGCACCGTGCTCTCCCGCGACCGGCTGCTGGAGCGGGTCTGGGACTACGGCTGGGGCGGCGACACCCGGGTGGTGGACGTCCATGTGCAGCGGCTGCGCGGCAAGATCGGCCAGGACCGGATCGAGACGGTCCGTGGCTTCGGCTACAAGCTCAGAGGCTGA
- the cseC gene encoding two-component system sensor histidine kinase CseC, producing the protein MVKLALRSGLRWKVSLAIAGVSALVAVALSLVVHNAARLSMLDNSRDVMDERVQIAQRYYENTGRLMLHAKVDDPALPGQLRDAAAVGLRATYLQDSAGNGTPEVWASVPLRNGKILSIHTKFKDRFSIIDTLDRVLIIGSVSVVLGGTALGILIGGQLSRRLRKAATAARKVADGDPEVRVREAIGGRVRDETDDLARAVDGMAEALQDRLEAERRVTADIAHELRTPVTGLLTAAELLPPGRPTELVRDRAQAMRTLVEDVLEVARLDGFAERAEMQDIRLGEFVVRRVRIVEPEARVKVVRDAYVSTDPRRLERILGNLLANAAKHGRGPFEVTVEGRVLRVRDHGPGFPEELLEKGPSRFRTGSKDRAGKGHGLGLTIAAGQARVLGARLTFRNADPEAEGGTGAIAVLWLPESAPTSTGSFPIIRVPD; encoded by the coding sequence GTGGTGAAGCTCGCCCTCCGCTCGGGCCTGCGCTGGAAGGTCAGCCTGGCCATCGCCGGGGTCAGCGCGCTCGTGGCCGTCGCGCTCAGCCTCGTCGTGCACAACGCGGCCCGGCTGTCGATGCTCGACAACAGCCGGGACGTGATGGACGAGCGCGTCCAGATCGCCCAGAGGTACTACGAGAACACCGGCCGGCTGATGCTCCACGCCAAGGTCGACGACCCCGCGCTGCCGGGCCAGCTGCGGGACGCGGCCGCGGTGGGGCTGCGCGCCACCTACCTCCAGGACTCCGCCGGCAACGGCACCCCGGAGGTCTGGGCCTCGGTGCCGCTGCGCAACGGCAAGATCCTCTCGATCCACACCAAGTTCAAGGACCGCTTCTCGATCATCGACACCCTGGACCGGGTGCTGATCATCGGGTCGGTCTCCGTGGTGCTCGGCGGCACCGCCCTGGGCATCCTCATCGGCGGCCAGCTCTCCCGGCGGCTGCGCAAGGCCGCCACCGCCGCCCGCAAGGTCGCCGACGGCGACCCCGAGGTGCGGGTGCGCGAGGCCATCGGCGGCCGGGTGCGCGACGAGACGGACGACCTGGCGCGTGCCGTCGACGGCATGGCCGAGGCGCTCCAGGACCGTCTGGAGGCCGAGCGGCGGGTCACCGCCGACATCGCCCACGAGCTGCGTACGCCCGTCACCGGCCTGCTCACCGCCGCCGAGCTGCTGCCGCCCGGCCGCCCCACCGAGCTCGTGCGGGACCGGGCGCAGGCGATGCGCACCCTGGTCGAGGACGTGCTGGAGGTCGCCCGGCTGGACGGCTTCGCGGAGCGCGCCGAGATGCAGGACATCCGGCTCGGGGAGTTCGTGGTGCGCCGGGTGCGGATCGTGGAGCCCGAGGCCCGGGTCAAGGTCGTCCGCGACGCCTACGTCTCCACCGACCCGCGCCGCCTGGAGCGCATCCTCGGCAATCTCCTCGCCAACGCCGCCAAGCACGGCCGGGGCCCCTTCGAGGTCACGGTCGAGGGGCGGGTGCTGCGCGTGCGCGACCACGGCCCGGGGTTCCCGGAGGAGCTCCTGGAGAAGGGCCCGAGCCGCTTCCGCACGGGCAGCAAGGACCGCGCGGGCAAGGGCCACGGCCTGGGCCTGACCATCGCGGCCGGCCAGGCCCGCGTCCTGGGGGCGCGCCTCACGTTCCGCAACGCGGATCCGGAGGCCGAGGGCGGTACGGGCGCGATCGCGGTGCTGTGGCTGCCGGAATCGGCGCCGACGAGCACGGGGAGTTTCCCGATCATCCGGGTGCCGGACTGA
- a CDS encoding VOC family protein: MIKGIAITTVWVLDQDRAKDFYTEKLGLEVRTDMTMGGDKGMRWLTVGARSQPDVELTLMVPGPPGLDPESAEAVRTLIEKGALGAGVLSTDDVRRDYETLREKGVEFLQEPQERPYGTEAILRDDSGNWFSLTERNERLDLAKDWGECVDPM, from the coding sequence ATGATCAAGGGCATCGCCATCACCACCGTCTGGGTCCTCGACCAGGACCGGGCGAAGGACTTCTACACCGAGAAGCTCGGTCTGGAGGTCCGCACCGACATGACCATGGGGGGCGACAAGGGCATGCGCTGGCTGACGGTCGGCGCCCGGAGCCAGCCGGACGTCGAGCTCACCCTGATGGTCCCCGGCCCGCCCGGACTGGACCCGGAGTCGGCCGAGGCCGTGCGGACGCTGATCGAAAAAGGGGCGCTGGGGGCCGGGGTGCTGAGCACGGACGACGTCCGGCGGGATTACGAGACGCTCCGGGAAAAGGGCGTGGAATTCCTTCAGGAACCGCAGGAGCGGCCTTACGGGACCGAGGCGATTCTGCGGGACGACTCGGGGAACTGGTTTTCCCTGACCGAGCGGAATGAGCGGCTGGATCTCGCGAAGGACTGGGGGGAGTGCGTGGACCCGATGTAA
- a CDS encoding M23 family metallopeptidase has translation MSKLATFRNSGTSVLRTRAAVVAAGLGASLALGTGVALAADTTSQAQLPAFASVAALDDALHAQADTQLKAAAKDKAAQEQAKKDAEKRAADARSAAEASRKRVDAWVSPVEGYQVGQPFGKSGAMWTSKHSGQDLVVNTGTSVKAVHGGTVVKAGPNGGGDGPAYGNAIVIKHDDNTYSQYAHLSLVKVSVGQTVTTGQEIGLSGSTGNSSGPHLHFEIRTTPNYGTAVEPVGFLKAHGETL, from the coding sequence ATGTCGAAGCTCGCCACTTTCCGTAATTCCGGCACGTCCGTTCTCCGTACCCGTGCCGCCGTCGTGGCCGCCGGCCTCGGAGCCTCGCTCGCGCTCGGAACCGGTGTGGCGCTGGCGGCTGACACCACCTCGCAGGCGCAGCTCCCCGCCTTCGCGTCCGTCGCGGCGCTGGACGACGCCCTGCACGCCCAGGCCGACACGCAGCTGAAGGCCGCGGCCAAGGACAAGGCCGCGCAGGAGCAGGCCAAGAAGGACGCCGAGAAGCGCGCCGCGGACGCCCGCAGCGCCGCCGAGGCCAGCCGCAAGCGCGTGGACGCCTGGGTCTCGCCCGTCGAGGGCTACCAGGTCGGCCAGCCCTTCGGTAAGTCCGGCGCCATGTGGACCAGCAAGCACAGCGGCCAGGACCTGGTCGTGAACACCGGCACGTCCGTGAAGGCCGTGCACGGCGGTACGGTCGTCAAGGCCGGCCCCAACGGCGGCGGCGACGGTCCCGCGTACGGCAACGCCATCGTGATCAAGCACGACGACAACACGTACTCGCAGTACGCCCACCTCTCGCTGGTGAAGGTCTCGGTCGGCCAGACCGTGACCACCGGCCAGGAGATCGGTCTGTCGGGCTCCACCGGCAACTCTTCCGGCCCCCACCTGCACTTCGAGATCCGCACGACCCCGAACTACGGCACCGCCGTCGAGCCGGTCGGCTTCCTGAAGGCCCACGGCGAGACCCTCTGA
- a CDS encoding SCO3374 family protein — protein sequence MTATLPGPCVPPCPWCQARRWYEHGLRWPTAGPCSQAPLSLLTGVRFDALDLPVDAGFAVLRRVGRTGPVALDGRARRLRFLIAAGSADELPGLLDWLEWGGVALDLTALGAGGRIVAPLPRSAGDRGGRGHLGALGAGRAVWVRPPEPGREVEPTLPVTGLGGEGGAPDLVRLVSAAATECHRARLLRAGEARTRRPTGDQPLAFSYASRMSAGTRPRSLTL from the coding sequence ATGACCGCAACCCTCCCGGGCCCCTGTGTTCCCCCGTGTCCATGGTGCCAGGCGCGCCGGTGGTACGAGCACGGGCTGCGGTGGCCGACCGCGGGTCCCTGCTCCCAGGCGCCTCTGTCCCTGCTCACCGGGGTGCGGTTCGACGCCCTGGACCTACCCGTGGACGCCGGTTTCGCCGTGCTGCGGCGCGTCGGGCGGACCGGGCCGGTCGCGCTCGACGGCCGGGCGCGCAGGCTGCGCTTCCTGATCGCCGCGGGCAGCGCGGACGAGCTGCCCGGGCTGCTCGACTGGCTGGAGTGGGGCGGGGTGGCCCTGGATCTGACCGCTCTGGGTGCGGGCGGCCGGATCGTCGCGCCCTTGCCGCGCTCCGCCGGGGACCGCGGGGGCCGCGGACACCTCGGGGCGCTCGGCGCGGGGAGGGCCGTATGGGTACGGCCTCCCGAGCCGGGGCGCGAAGTCGAGCCGACGCTTCCGGTGACCGGACTCGGGGGCGAGGGGGGCGCCCCCGATCTCGTACGGCTCGTGAGCGCGGCGGCCACGGAGTGCCACCGGGCCCGTTTGCTGCGCGCCGGGGAGGCGCGCACACGCCGGCCGACGGGAGATCAGCCGTTGGCCTTCTCGTACGCCTCACGGATGTCGGCGGGGACGCGGCCGCGGTCGTTGACGTTGTAG
- a CDS encoding SigE family RNA polymerase sigma factor: MASSGKVLDFEEYVRNRQDALLRSARRLVPDPIDAQDLLQTALVRTYGRWDGIADKSLADAYLRRVMINTRTEWWRARKLDEVPTEQLPDASVEDGTEQHADRALLMDILGVLAPKQRSVVVLRHWEQMSTEETAEALGMSTGTVKSTLHRALARLRQELESRDLDFHALERNERGQERCAA, encoded by the coding sequence ATGGCCAGCAGCGGCAAGGTTCTGGACTTCGAAGAGTACGTGCGCAACCGTCAGGACGCCCTCCTGCGCAGCGCCCGCCGCCTCGTGCCCGACCCCATCGACGCGCAGGACCTCCTCCAGACGGCGCTGGTGCGCACGTACGGCCGCTGGGACGGCATAGCGGACAAGTCGCTGGCCGACGCCTACCTCCGGCGTGTCATGATCAACACTCGTACGGAGTGGTGGCGCGCCCGCAAGCTGGACGAGGTCCCCACCGAGCAGCTCCCCGACGCGAGCGTCGAGGACGGCACGGAGCAGCACGCCGATCGCGCCCTGCTGATGGACATCCTCGGAGTCCTGGCACCCAAGCAGCGCAGCGTCGTCGTGCTGCGACACTGGGAGCAGATGAGCACCGAGGAGACCGCGGAGGCGCTCGGCATGTCGACGGGCACGGTCAAGAGCACGCTGCACAGGGCGCTCGCCCGGCTGCGTCAGGAGCTGGAGAGCCGCGACCTGGACTTCCACGCCCTGGAGCGCAACGAGCGGGGGCAGGAACGGTGCGCAGCCTGA
- a CDS encoding histone-like nucleoid-structuring protein Lsr2, with product MAQKVQVLLVDDLDGGEADETVTFALDGKTYEIDLTTANADKLRGLLEPYTKSGRRTGGRAAAGRSKVRAGATGGSPDTAKIRAWAKKNGYNVNDRGRVPADIREAYEKANG from the coding sequence GTGGCACAGAAGGTTCAGGTCCTTCTTGTCGATGACCTCGACGGTGGCGAGGCGGACGAGACCGTGACGTTCGCGCTCGACGGCAAGACCTACGAGATCGACCTCACGACGGCCAACGCGGACAAGCTGCGCGGCCTGCTGGAGCCGTACACCAAGAGCGGTCGTCGCACGGGTGGCCGCGCCGCGGCCGGCCGCAGCAAGGTGCGCGCCGGTGCCACGGGTGGCAGCCCCGACACCGCGAAGATCCGCGCGTGGGCCAAGAAGAACGGCTACAACGTCAACGACCGCGGCCGCGTCCCCGCCGACATCCGTGAGGCGTACGAGAAGGCCAACGGCTGA
- a CDS encoding amino-acid N-acetyltransferase: MPALSNVVTVRRARTSDVPALRRILNTYVRERILLDKATVTLYEDIQEFWVAERDADGTVIACGALHVMWEDLAEVRTLAVDPAARGAGVGHSVLDKLLQTARWLGVRRIFCLTFEVDFFAKHGFVEIGETPVDGDVYSELLRSYDEGVAEFLGLERVKPNTLGNSRMLLHL, from the coding sequence ATGCCCGCACTATCTAATGTCGTCACCGTCCGCCGCGCTCGGACCAGCGATGTTCCCGCGCTCCGCCGCATCCTCAACACGTACGTTCGCGAGCGCATCCTCCTCGACAAAGCCACCGTCACGCTTTACGAGGACATCCAGGAGTTCTGGGTGGCGGAGCGGGACGCGGACGGCACCGTCATCGCCTGCGGCGCACTCCATGTGATGTGGGAAGACCTCGCGGAGGTGCGCACTCTCGCCGTGGACCCGGCCGCCCGGGGCGCGGGCGTCGGCCACTCGGTACTGGACAAGCTGCTCCAGACGGCGCGCTGGCTCGGCGTCCGGCGCATTTTCTGCCTCACCTTCGAAGTGGACTTCTTCGCGAAGCACGGCTTCGTGGAGATCGGTGAGACGCCGGTGGACGGTGATGTCTACAGCGAGCTGCTGCGTTCCTATGACGAGGGCGTTGCCGAGTTCCTGGGTCTCGAACGGGTGAAGCCGAACACCCTTGGCAACAGCCGGATGCTTCTGCATCTGTGA
- a CDS encoding ATP-dependent Clp protease ATP-binding subunit, with protein MFERFTDRARRVVVLAQEEARMLNHNYIGTEHILLGLIHEGEGVAAKALESLGISLEAVRQQVEEIIGQGQQAPSGHIPFTPRAKKVLELSLREALQLGHNYIGTEHILLGLIREGEGVAAQVLVKLGADLNRVRQQVIQLLSGYQGKEAATAGGPAEGTPSTSLVLDQFGRNLTQAARESKLDPVIGREKEIERVMQVLSRRTKNNPVLIGEPGVGKTAVVEGLAQAIVKGEVPETLKDKHLYTLDLGALVAGSRYRGDFEERLKKVLKEIRTRGDIILFIDELHTLVGAGAAEGAIDAASILKPMLARGELQTIGATTLDEYRKHLEKDAALERRFQPIQVAEPSLPHTIEILKGLRDRYEAHHRVSITDEALVQAAQLADRYISDRFLPDKAIDLIDEAGSRMRIRRMTAPPDLREFDEKIADVRRDKESAIDSQDFEKAASLRDKEKQLLAAKAKREKEWKAGDMDVVAEVDGDLIAEVLATATGIPVFKLTEEESSRLLRMEDELHKRVIGQKDAIKALSQAIRRTRAGLKDPKRPGGSFIFAGPSGVGKTELSKTLAEFLFGDEDALISLDMSEFSEKHTVSRLFGSPPGYVGYEEGGQLTEKVRRKPFSVVLFDEVEKAHPDIFNSLLQILEDGRLTDSQGRVVDFKNTVIIMTTNLGTRDISKGFNLGFAAQGDVKTGYERMKAKVNEELKQHFRPEFLNRVDDTVVFHQLTEEDIIQIVDLMIAKVDERLKDRDMGIELSSEAKSLLAKRGYDPILGARPLRRTIQREIEDILSEKILFGELRSGHIVVVGIEGEGEEKKFTFRGEEKSALPDTPPIESTAGGAGPNLSKDA; from the coding sequence ATGTTCGAGAGGTTCACCGACCGCGCGCGGCGGGTTGTCGTCCTGGCTCAGGAAGAAGCCCGGATGCTCAACCACAACTACATCGGCACCGAGCACATTCTCCTGGGCCTGATCCATGAGGGTGAGGGTGTCGCCGCTAAGGCCCTGGAGAGCCTCGGGATTTCGCTCGAGGCGGTCCGCCAGCAGGTGGAGGAGATCATCGGTCAGGGCCAGCAGGCCCCGTCCGGGCACATTCCCTTCACTCCCCGTGCCAAGAAGGTCCTGGAGCTTTCGCTCCGCGAGGCCCTCCAGCTCGGCCACAACTACATCGGTACGGAGCACATCCTGCTCGGCCTGATCCGCGAGGGCGAGGGCGTCGCCGCCCAGGTCCTGGTCAAGCTGGGCGCCGATCTGAACCGGGTGCGGCAGCAGGTCATCCAGCTGCTCTCCGGCTACCAGGGCAAGGAGGCCGCCACCGCCGGCGGCCCGGCCGAGGGCACCCCCTCGACCTCGCTCGTCCTGGACCAGTTCGGCCGCAACCTCACGCAGGCCGCCCGTGAGTCCAAGCTCGACCCGGTCATCGGGCGCGAGAAGGAGATCGAGCGGGTCATGCAGGTGCTGTCCCGCCGTACCAAGAACAACCCGGTCCTCATCGGCGAGCCCGGCGTCGGCAAGACCGCCGTCGTCGAGGGACTGGCCCAGGCCATCGTCAAGGGCGAGGTGCCCGAGACCCTCAAGGACAAGCACCTCTACACCCTCGACCTCGGCGCCCTGGTCGCCGGCTCCCGCTACCGCGGTGACTTCGAGGAGCGCCTGAAGAAGGTCCTCAAGGAGATCCGCACCCGCGGCGACATCATCCTGTTCATCGACGAGCTCCACACCCTGGTGGGTGCGGGCGCCGCCGAGGGCGCGATCGACGCCGCGAGCATCCTCAAGCCCATGCTGGCCCGAGGCGAGCTCCAGACCATCGGCGCCACCACGCTGGACGAGTACCGCAAGCACCTGGAGAAGGACGCCGCCCTCGAGCGCCGCTTCCAGCCCATCCAGGTCGCCGAGCCCTCGCTGCCGCACACCATCGAGATCCTCAAGGGTCTCCGCGACCGTTACGAGGCGCACCACCGCGTCTCCATCACGGACGAGGCCCTGGTCCAGGCCGCCCAGCTGGCCGACCGCTACATCTCCGACCGCTTCCTGCCGGACAAGGCGATCGACCTGATCGACGAGGCCGGCTCCCGGATGCGCATCCGCCGGATGACCGCGCCGCCGGACCTCCGCGAGTTCGACGAGAAGATCGCCGACGTGCGCCGGGACAAGGAGTCCGCGATCGACTCGCAGGACTTCGAGAAGGCCGCCTCGCTGCGCGACAAGGAGAAGCAGCTCCTCGCCGCCAAGGCCAAGCGCGAGAAGGAGTGGAAGGCCGGCGACATGGACGTCGTCGCCGAGGTCGACGGCGACCTGATCGCCGAGGTCCTCGCGACGGCGACCGGCATCCCGGTCTTCAAGCTGACGGAGGAGGAGTCCTCCCGCCTGCTGCGCATGGAGGACGAGCTGCACAAGCGCGTCATCGGCCAGAAGGACGCCATCAAGGCGCTCTCCCAGGCCATCCGGCGCACGCGTGCGGGCCTCAAGGACCCGAAGCGCCCCGGCGGCTCCTTCATCTTCGCCGGCCCGTCCGGTGTCGGTAAGACGGAGCTGTCCAAGACGCTCGCCGAATTCCTCTTCGGCGACGAGGACGCCCTGATCTCCCTCGACATGTCGGAGTTCAGCGAGAAGCACACCGTCTCGCGTCTCTTCGGCTCCCCGCCCGGATACGTGGGCTACGAAGAGGGCGGCCAGCTCACCGAGAAGGTGCGCCGCAAGCCGTTCTCCGTCGTCCTCTTCGACGAGGTCGAGAAGGCCCACCCGGACATCTTCAACTCGCTGCTCCAGATCCTGGAGGACGGTCGCCTGACCGATTCCCAGGGCCGGGTGGTCGACTTCAAGAACACCGTCATCATCATGACGACCAACCTCGGCACCCGGGACATCTCCAAGGGCTTCAACCTGGGCTTCGCCGCCCAGGGCGACGTCAAGACCGGGTACGAGCGGATGAAGGCCAAGGTCAACGAAGAGCTCAAGCAGCACTTCCGCCCCGAGTTCCTCAACCGCGTCGATGACACGGTCGTCTTCCACCAGCTCACCGAGGAAGACATCATCCAGATCGTCGACCTCATGATCGCCAAGGTGGACGAGCGGCTGAAGGACCGCGACATGGGCATCGAGCTGAGCTCGGAAGCCAAGTCGCTCCTCGCCAAGCGTGGCTACGACCCGATCCTGGGCGCCCGCCCGCTGCGCCGCACGATCCAGCGCGAGATCGAGGACATCCTCTCGGAGAAGATCCTCTTCGGCGAGCTGCGCTCGGGCCACATCGTGGTCGTGGGCATCGAGGGTGAGGGTGAGGAGAAGAAGTTCACCTTCCGCGGCGAGGAGAAGTCGGCTCTGCCGGACACCCCGCCGATCGAGTCCACCGCCGGTGGCGCGGGCCCGAACCTGTCGAAGGACGCCTAA
- a CDS encoding trypco2 family protein, translating to MGNDSRFSHLEDIELADAVQAVREGLTTAAARGQGEEIVFDVGEISMEFTVEIRRDATGKGGVKAWVISADAEASRGSTRTHRVAFTLTPKDARTGGGVRVGNERPGGVSRFGSTGR from the coding sequence ATGGGCAACGATTCCCGCTTCTCCCACCTTGAGGACATCGAGCTGGCGGACGCCGTCCAGGCGGTCCGCGAGGGCCTCACCACCGCCGCGGCCCGCGGTCAGGGCGAGGAGATCGTCTTCGACGTCGGCGAGATCTCCATGGAGTTCACCGTCGAGATCCGCCGGGACGCGACGGGCAAGGGCGGGGTGAAGGCCTGGGTGATCAGCGCGGACGCCGAGGCCTCCCGCGGCTCCACCCGGACCCACCGGGTCGCCTTCACCCTCACCCCGAAGGACGCCCGCACGGGCGGCGGCGTGCGCGTGGGGAACGAGCGCCCGGGCGGCGTCTCGCGCTTCGGCTCCACGGGGCGGTGA